Proteins from one Gemmatimonadaceae bacterium genomic window:
- a CDS encoding UBP-type zinc finger domain-containing protein, translated as MAKQCQHLSDVRDVRPHTPNGCEECLKMHSSWVHLRLCLECGHVGCCDDSPNRHATKHFHSTAHAIIKSFEPGEDWGYCYVDDLMFEPAPTPQ; from the coding sequence ATGGCGAAGCAATGCCAACACCTGAGCGACGTTCGCGACGTTCGCCCCCACACGCCGAACGGCTGTGAGGAATGTCTAAAGATGCATTCATCGTGGGTGCATCTCCGGCTTTGCCTCGAGTGCGGCCACGTCGGCTGTTGCGACGACTCACCCAATCGCCACGCGACGAAACACTTTCACTCGACGGCGCACGCCATCATCAAGAGCTTCGAGCCGGGCGAGGATTGGGGCTACTGCTACGTCGACGATCTGATGTTCGAACCGGCGCCGACGCCCCAGTAG
- a CDS encoding DUF5996 family protein, with product MPPDVRGAADSAWPSLSLEAWRDTHATLHMWLQIVGKTRLALAPMENHWWQTTLYVTPRGYTTSAMPYGTRTLAVDVDFIDHQLNVRTSDRAARVIPLVPKSVATFYAEYLDAFRSLGVDLHLYPVPVEVETAIPFADDDQHAAYDRSAAERCWRMFVQADRVLKQFRGGFIGKASPVHFFWGSFDLAYTRFSGRRAPPHPGGAPHCPAYVMAEAYSHECSSAGFWPGGGAITEPAFYAYAYPEPPGYADRSVAAGAFYSRDMGEFILPYRVHLAVRGSADLRLARRDVTRVSRKHVRGGGGSRPMGSSGVGTCARDRPRCVAGEQ from the coding sequence ATGCCCCCGGACGTTCGAGGCGCCGCCGACTCGGCCTGGCCGAGCCTCTCGCTGGAGGCGTGGCGCGATACGCACGCCACGCTGCACATGTGGCTGCAGATCGTCGGCAAGACGCGTCTTGCGCTCGCGCCGATGGAAAATCACTGGTGGCAGACGACGCTGTACGTCACGCCGCGAGGCTACACGACGTCCGCGATGCCGTACGGCACACGCACACTCGCCGTCGACGTCGACTTCATCGATCACCAGCTGAACGTGCGAACGAGCGACCGCGCCGCGCGCGTCATTCCGCTCGTTCCGAAATCCGTCGCGACATTCTACGCCGAGTACCTCGACGCATTCCGGTCCCTGGGCGTCGACCTCCATCTCTACCCGGTCCCCGTCGAGGTCGAAACGGCGATTCCGTTCGCCGACGACGACCAGCACGCCGCCTACGATCGCAGCGCTGCCGAGCGCTGCTGGCGCATGTTCGTGCAGGCCGATCGCGTGTTGAAGCAATTTCGCGGCGGCTTCATCGGCAAAGCGAGCCCGGTGCATTTCTTCTGGGGCAGCTTCGATCTGGCGTACACGCGCTTCTCCGGCCGGCGCGCGCCGCCGCATCCTGGCGGAGCTCCGCACTGCCCCGCATACGTCATGGCCGAAGCCTACTCGCACGAGTGCAGCAGCGCGGGCTTCTGGCCCGGCGGCGGCGCGATCACCGAGCCGGCCTTTTATGCGTATGCGTATCCGGAGCCGCCCGGGTACGCAGACCGTTCCGTGGCCGCCGGCGCATTCTACAGCCGCGATATGGGCGAGTTCATCTTGCCGTACCGAGTTCATCTTGCCGTACGAGGTAGTGCGGACCTCCGTCTCGCCCGACGCGACGTTACTCGCGTTTCTCGAAAGCACGTACGCGGCGGCGGCGGATCTCGGCCAATGGGATCGAGCGGCGTTGGAACGTGCGCGCGCGATCGACCGCGGTGCGTCGCCGGCGAGCAGTGA
- a CDS encoding permease prefix domain 1-containing protein, with protein MRAALRRDWVEHDMDRELRFHLERATELNVARGMGADVARRAALVAFGGVERAKEAVRDGRGTRLLEQTSGDVRFAVGSLRRRPAFAVVAMVASGLPACRPGGLGASRRRRSCDRID; from the coding sequence CTGCGTGCCGCGCTGCGCCGCGACTGGGTCGAGCACGACATGGATCGAGAGCTGCGCTTTCATCTCGAACGTGCGACGGAGCTCAACGTCGCGCGCGGTATGGGCGCGGACGTGGCGAGGCGCGCCGCGCTCGTTGCATTTGGCGGCGTGGAGCGGGCGAAGGAAGCTGTTCGTGACGGGCGCGGCACGCGCTTGCTCGAGCAGACGAGCGGCGACGTGCGATTTGCGGTGGGCTCATTACGGCGGCGGCCGGCGTTCGCCGTCGTCGCTATGGTTGCGAGCGGCCTGCCGGCCTGCCGGCCTGGCGGCTTGGGCGCGTCACGCCGACGACGATCCTGCGATCGGATTGACTGA
- a CDS encoding helix-turn-helix transcriptional regulator, translating to MLGPLVFEQLSRDALQIGQGSLYPALYRLDRKELVTSEWSTTENNREAKYYRLTAAGHRPLSAETTGWRRFADAVDLVLVAER from the coding sequence TTGCTCGGCCCCTTGGTCTTCGAGCAGCTATCGCGCGACGCGCTGCAGATTGGTCAAGGGTCGCTCTATCCGGCGCTCTACCGGCTCGACCGCAAAGAGCTCGTGACGAGCGAATGGTCCACCACTGAGAACAATCGCGAGGCCAAGTATTATCGTCTCACGGCCGCCGGACACCGTCCGCTATCCGCCGAGACGACCGGTTGGCGCCGGTTCGCGGACGCCGTCGATCTCGTGCTGGTCGCCGAGCGCTGA
- a CDS encoding septum formation initiator family protein, with amino-acid sequence MDGRTVVRRLIIAALGLAGLAFAVQGGEFGTTDLVRQKRQRARVTKAVDSLQRVVDSLTRYKDKVQHDPATQERIAREVFGMVRGNKELLYRFSSAPDTVAKAPKSP; translated from the coding sequence GTGGATGGTCGCACCGTCGTTCGCCGCCTGATCATTGCGGCGCTCGGGCTGGCCGGGCTCGCCTTCGCGGTACAGGGTGGCGAGTTCGGCACGACGGATCTCGTGCGTCAGAAGCGCCAGCGCGCGCGGGTGACCAAAGCGGTTGATTCACTGCAGCGCGTCGTCGACTCGCTCACGCGCTACAAGGACAAGGTGCAGCACGATCCGGCGACGCAGGAGCGCATCGCGCGTGAAGTGTTCGGTATGGTGCGCGGCAACAAGGAACTGCTGTATCGATTCAGCAGTGCGCCGGACACGGTGGCGAAGGCACCCAAGTCGCCTTGA
- the eno gene encoding phosphopyruvate hydratase, whose translation MATISQIKAREILDSRGNPTVEVDVLCANGVTGRAAVPSGASTGEHEAVELRDGDSGRYGGKGVQHAVQNVEDTIAPALQGRDATDQLGIDSAMIELDGTPNKSSLGANAILAVSLAVARAGAASVTMPLYRYLGGPLARVMPVPMMNILNGGAHATNTVDFQEFMIVPIGAETFADALCMGTEVFHALKKVLVKRRLATGVGDEGGFAPDLRDDEEAIKVILEAIDAAGYAAGKEIALALDCAASELYSNGAYTFKKSGAGTKDAEGMIELYKSWIDEYPIVSIEDGLAEDDWDGWSKLTAALGDRCQLVGDDLFVTNTERLARGIESGVANAILIKVNQIGTLSETLEAIEMARAAGYLSVISHRSGETEDTFIADLAVATGAGQIKTGSASRTDRIAKYNQLLRIEEQLGGAAEFPGGALYGI comes from the coding sequence ATGGCAACCATCTCACAGATCAAGGCGCGAGAGATTCTCGATAGCCGTGGCAATCCGACCGTCGAAGTCGACGTCCTGTGCGCGAATGGCGTGACCGGCCGCGCCGCCGTTCCGAGCGGCGCGAGCACCGGCGAACACGAAGCCGTCGAGCTGCGTGACGGAGACTCGGGCCGCTATGGCGGCAAGGGTGTTCAGCACGCCGTGCAGAACGTCGAGGATACGATCGCTCCGGCGCTGCAAGGCCGCGACGCGACCGACCAACTCGGCATCGACAGCGCGATGATCGAGCTCGATGGTACGCCGAACAAGTCGAGCCTTGGCGCCAATGCCATTCTCGCCGTGTCGCTCGCCGTTGCGCGCGCGGGCGCGGCCTCTGTCACGATGCCGCTGTATCGCTACTTGGGCGGTCCCCTCGCGCGCGTCATGCCCGTGCCGATGATGAACATTCTCAACGGCGGCGCCCACGCCACCAACACCGTGGACTTTCAGGAATTCATGATCGTGCCCATCGGCGCCGAGACGTTCGCCGACGCGCTGTGCATGGGCACCGAGGTCTTCCACGCGTTGAAGAAAGTGCTCGTGAAGCGGAGGCTCGCGACGGGCGTCGGCGACGAGGGCGGCTTCGCGCCGGATCTGCGCGACGACGAGGAAGCGATCAAGGTCATCCTCGAGGCGATCGACGCCGCCGGCTACGCCGCAGGCAAGGAGATCGCGCTCGCGCTCGATTGCGCGGCGAGCGAGTTGTACTCGAACGGCGCATACACGTTCAAGAAGAGCGGAGCAGGGACGAAGGACGCGGAAGGGATGATCGAGTTGTACAAGTCATGGATCGACGAGTATCCGATCGTGTCGATCGAAGACGGGCTCGCCGAAGACGACTGGGATGGTTGGTCGAAGCTCACCGCGGCGCTCGGCGATCGCTGCCAGCTCGTGGGCGACGACTTGTTCGTGACGAATACCGAGCGTCTGGCGCGCGGCATCGAGAGCGGCGTCGCGAATGCCATCCTCATCAAGGTGAATCAGATCGGCACGCTCAGCGAAACGCTCGAGGCGATCGAGATGGCCCGCGCGGCGGGCTATCTGTCGGTGATCTCGCACCGCTCCGGTGAAACGGAGGATACGTTCATCGCCGATCTCGCGGTCGCGACCGGAGCCGGGCAGATCAAGACCGGTTCGGCGAGCCGCACCGATCGCATCGCGAAGTACAATCAGCTGCTGCGCATCGAGGAGCAGCTGGGCGGCGCCGCGGAGTTCCCGGGCGGCGCGTTGTACGGTATCTGA
- a CDS encoding AraC family transcriptional regulator encodes MKPGTRSFYGQAVRRVLARVVDHLDAALDLESLARDACLSPFHFHRVFGGMVGETPMELVRRLRMERAAWRLAHSGAPVTDVAFGAGYDTHEAFTRAFRANYNMPPTEFRKLSQARIELAAACGVHYEPHAANAAAAAIAAFTPRHTGGLDMHVDIEDKPAMRAAGVRHIGPYIQINEAFGRLGAIAGPAGLFGHPGAVMIALYHDDPESTAADQLRSDAAIVVPEGVKIPDTLTEHRLPARRYACTVHKGPYERLGDTWARFMGEWIPANAVRIAQGESYERYLNDPTRTPKEELLTEICVPVE; translated from the coding sequence ATGAAACCGGGAACGCGGAGCTTCTACGGCCAGGCGGTACGCCGCGTGCTTGCGCGCGTCGTCGATCATCTCGATGCCGCGCTCGACCTCGAGTCGCTGGCGCGCGACGCCTGTCTGTCGCCGTTCCATTTTCATCGCGTGTTCGGCGGCATGGTCGGAGAAACCCCGATGGAGCTCGTGCGGCGCCTGCGGATGGAGCGCGCCGCGTGGCGACTCGCACACTCCGGCGCGCCCGTCACCGACGTCGCGTTCGGCGCGGGCTACGACACGCACGAGGCCTTCACGCGCGCCTTTCGCGCGAACTACAACATGCCGCCGACCGAATTTAGAAAACTCTCACAGGCGCGGATCGAGCTCGCGGCTGCCTGCGGTGTACACTACGAGCCGCACGCCGCGAATGCCGCCGCGGCCGCGATCGCCGCATTCACACCACGACACACCGGAGGACTCGACATGCACGTCGACATCGAGGACAAACCCGCCATGCGCGCGGCGGGCGTGCGACACATCGGCCCGTACATCCAGATCAACGAGGCGTTCGGGCGTTTGGGTGCGATTGCCGGACCGGCGGGTCTCTTCGGGCACCCCGGCGCGGTGATGATCGCACTCTATCACGACGACCCGGAGTCCACGGCGGCCGATCAGCTCCGCTCCGACGCCGCGATCGTCGTGCCCGAGGGCGTGAAGATTCCCGACACGCTCACCGAGCACCGCCTCCCGGCCCGGCGATACGCATGCACCGTACACAAGGGACCGTACGAGCGGCTCGGCGACACGTGGGCGCGCTTCATGGGCGAGTGGATTCCCGCGAACGCCGTTCGGATCGCCCAGGGCGAAAGCTACGAACGCTACCTCAACGATCCAACGCGCACGCCGAAGGAAGAATTGCTCACCGAGATTTGCGTACCCGTGGAGTAA
- a CDS encoding lysophospholipid acyltransferase family protein produces the protein MRSLFVALVALVMTMILGPTVIVARLLRRPQGPDSIYSRAVRTWARSINRAAGVTVHVNGAERLNRASGSVFVANHVSWFDIFALASQVPWCSFVAKAELRRIPVFGFAAECAGIVFLERENRKAAFESYKVAAKEVQRGRAIIVCPEGTRGQDYHLRPFKKGPFVLAIASQTPIIPTVVYGAREVMPKGTFRVRPGTIELHFLEPLPTVGYDYDHRAELMTETWTRMADALRAIYGVSTSEHPVAGV, from the coding sequence ATGCGATCGCTGTTCGTCGCGCTTGTCGCGCTGGTCATGACGATGATTCTGGGGCCAACGGTCATCGTCGCTCGTCTGCTCCGACGGCCGCAGGGGCCGGATTCGATCTATTCCCGCGCCGTTCGGACGTGGGCGCGGTCGATCAACCGCGCGGCGGGAGTGACCGTGCACGTCAACGGCGCGGAACGGCTGAATCGCGCATCGGGCTCGGTGTTCGTCGCCAACCACGTGAGCTGGTTCGACATCTTCGCGCTCGCGTCGCAGGTGCCGTGGTGCAGCTTCGTCGCGAAGGCTGAGCTTCGTCGCATCCCCGTCTTTGGCTTCGCGGCCGAATGCGCCGGCATCGTGTTTCTCGAGCGCGAGAATCGCAAAGCGGCGTTCGAGTCGTACAAGGTCGCCGCGAAGGAAGTGCAGCGCGGGCGCGCGATCATCGTTTGCCCGGAAGGGACGCGCGGCCAGGACTACCATCTTCGACCGTTCAAGAAGGGGCCGTTCGTGCTCGCGATCGCGTCACAGACGCCGATCATTCCCACCGTCGTCTACGGTGCGCGCGAAGTGATGCCCAAGGGCACGTTTCGCGTGCGGCCCGGCACGATCGAGCTCCACTTTCTGGAGCCTTTGCCCACGGTCGGTTACGACTACGATCATCGCGCCGAATTGATGACGGAAACGTGGACCCGGATGGCAGACGCGCTACGCGCGATCTACGGCGTGTCGACGTCGGAGCATCCGGTCGCGGGCGTGTAA
- the thiL gene encoding thiamine-phosphate kinase has protein sequence MTGEIALGPGAEFDAIRELLARWGTRAQGVGDDAAVWSPPRGDRVVASVDTAVDGRHFRRDWLSLREIGYRAVAAALSDLAAMAAHPSGVLISLVVPSDARESLGELADGFGEAVTAARTVIRGGNISSGSELSITTTVFGHAFAPLMRSGATPGDKLFVTGRLGAPGAALTALRRGERAERFHERFAHPVPRLAEARWLAWQGASAAVDISDGLVADAGHLAAASDARIVIDAPRLPLIGGIDARDALVSGEEYELLVTGPAFDTRAFEARFGIPLTEIGRVRQPEASGVGVHVKDAMGARVEISAGHDHFSR, from the coding sequence ATGACGGGCGAGATCGCACTTGGACCGGGCGCGGAATTCGACGCCATCCGCGAGCTGCTTGCGCGGTGGGGCACGCGAGCCCAGGGCGTCGGCGACGACGCGGCGGTGTGGTCGCCGCCACGCGGCGATCGGGTCGTCGCGAGCGTCGATACGGCGGTCGACGGACGCCATTTTCGGCGTGACTGGCTCTCACTTCGCGAGATCGGATATCGCGCCGTCGCCGCGGCGCTGAGCGATCTCGCGGCGATGGCCGCGCACCCGAGCGGCGTGTTGATCTCGCTGGTCGTACCGAGCGATGCGCGCGAGTCGCTCGGCGAGTTGGCGGACGGTTTTGGTGAAGCGGTGACCGCTGCTCGCACGGTAATTCGCGGCGGCAATATCAGTTCTGGCAGCGAGCTTTCGATCACCACGACCGTGTTCGGACACGCGTTCGCGCCATTGATGCGCAGTGGCGCCACGCCTGGAGACAAGCTGTTCGTGACGGGCCGGCTTGGCGCACCCGGCGCTGCGCTGACTGCACTCCGTCGCGGCGAACGTGCTGAGCGGTTTCACGAGCGCTTTGCGCATCCGGTGCCGCGACTTGCCGAGGCGCGATGGCTCGCGTGGCAGGGTGCGTCGGCGGCCGTCGACATTTCGGACGGTCTCGTTGCGGATGCCGGTCATCTCGCCGCGGCCAGCGATGCGCGGATCGTGATCGACGCGCCGCGGTTGCCGCTCATCGGCGGCATCGATGCGCGCGACGCGCTCGTCAGCGGGGAAGAATATGAGCTGCTCGTGACCGGGCCGGCGTTCGATACACGCGCGTTCGAAGCCCGCTTCGGCATTCCGCTGACGGAGATTGGCCGCGTCCGTCAACCGGAGGCGAGCGGCGTGGGCGTTCACGTGAAGGACGCAATGGGCGCGCGCGTTGAAATCAGCGCGGGCCACGATCACTTTTCGCGTTGA